CACGCTTTATCTTAAAACCCACAATTTCCACTGGAACGTCAAGGGGCCGATGTTCACCACCCTGCATACCTTGTTCGAGCAGGAATATACGGACCTCGCGTTGGCGGTGGATGAGATCGCCGAGCGCATTCGCGCACTGGGCTATTCGGCGCCGGGATCCTACAAGCAGTTCGCGGAGCTAACGACGATCGAGGAGGAAACGCGGGTGCCGCAGGCCGAAGAAATGATCCGTCAACTGGTCGTCGGACAGGAGTCGGTGATTGCGACCATGCGCGCGATCTTCCCGGTCGCCGACGAGGCGGGCGACGAGGCGACCACCGATCTGCTTACACAGCGCATGCGCGTCCACGAGAAAAGCGCGTGGATGCTGAGAAGTCACTTGGAATAGCGCAGGTCGTTCTTTAACCTGAGCGCGCTGTGGGAGTTTTAGCGAACTGATCGGTAGATTTCCGGTATCGCAGGAATAGTAAAACCTGACGTTGTGCGGTCTCGGTCCGGTCCGCCGGGTGTGCCTCATTACTTAGTGTCGTAGCCATAAAGGAATGCGGGTCTATCGACCTGCATCCTGTTGCTGTGTTTGCGGTGGCGGCAGTGCTTCGGCTTCGGAACCCGGTTTGTGTGGTTGTGGTTCGTTCTCGAACGTGAGTTCGGTAATGCGCGTCTCGTCCACGCCCGTGACTTTAGCGGCGTGCCCGTTAAGTTGCACGATTTCTCCGACCTGAGGTAGACGTCCCAGCATTTCGGTTACGTGCCCGCCGATGGTCGCTTCGTGCGGATTGGCAATTTCGACGTTGAGGCGCTTCACGACCAGGCGGATTGAGGCCGAGCCGGCAACCCGCGTGCACTCGCCTTCCTCCACGATCAGCTCGACGCGATCGGTGTCGAACTCGTCTTCGATCTCGCCGACAATTTCCTCGAGTATGTCCTCCAGTGTAACCAGACCGACCGTAATGCCGTGCTCGTCCGCCACGAGCGCCATATGGTTGCGGTCACGCCGCAGATCACGCAGCAGTTCGTCTATCAATATCGATTCCGAGACGCGCGGCAACGGGCGCGCGATATCCCGCGGCTTGATCTTTTCGTCCTCGATCACCGCGCGCAACAGATCTTTTGCGTGCACCAGGCCGATGCTGGCGTCCAATCCCTGTTCGCCGTCACACAACGGCAGGCGCGTGCGACCGGATGCGAGCAGCCGCGCGGCGATGGCGCGCAGGTCGTCGGTCACGGTCACGAACTCCACGTTGGGTCTCGGCAGCATGATGTCGCGAGTACGCCGTTCGCCAAAGGAGAACACGTTTTCGGTGAACCGGCGCTCGTCGATGTCGATCAGCCCTTCGGCGGCGCTCTGGCGCAACAATTCGCGCAACTCGTCTTCCGAGTGCGGTGTGTGACCCACTTCGCGGGCGGGCGGCACGCCGAAAGGCTTGAGAATCAGGTTACCCATTGCGTTGAAGAGATCGACCACCGGCTTGGTGAGTAGATAGAACAACCGCATGGGCGGCGCGAACAGCAGCGCGATGGGTACGGTACGGGAGATGGCGAGGCTTTTGGGCACCAACTCGCCGAGCACCACGTGCAGCAGGGTGACGGTAGCGAATGCGAGACCCGCCGCCACCGCGAACCCCGTGTAGGCGGATGCGTCACCTATCAACGGCTTGAACAATGCCTGAAAAAAAGGTTTGCCGACCACGCCCAGGCCGATACTCGCCAGGGTGATGCCGAGCTGGCAGGCGGAAAGATAAGCATCGATGTGATCAACGGCGTGGCGCGCGGACTTGACGCCCACCGTACCCTTGCGCTCCAGTTCAGTGAGCTGCGTGGGCCGCAACCGCGTGATGGCAAACTCCGTACCGACGAACAGGAAGTTCGCCACCAGGAGCAGTATGGTGAGAGCCAGATCGACCATTTAATGCCGCGCTACGGGGCGAGCCAACCTGGGCATTCGGGGACGCATTGCAAACGGAGTCTACGCTAAAGAACGGCGGGACGGCAAATGTAAATTGTGGTTGAATTTGATCAGGCGAGAGAGGGTCGCCATTTGCGGCAGTTTCTCTGACTGTCTCGACTTCGCCGCATCAGGTGCATCCGGCAGCGGCGCCGTCCGCGGGCGCGTCATACGCCATTCGAGCGCGCCGTAAGATGTTTGTAATAAAACTCGTGGACAGGCGGCGCATGGGCGCGCGAACCGATTTGTCATGCATCTGTAACAAGAATAGATTACTTATAAAGCCATAGCAGAACAGCGATGCGGTATGAACGCGGCCACGATACTGACTATAGAAGATGAAGCGGCGATCCGCGAGATGGTGGGCTACGCGTTGCGGCGCGCGGGATTTGAGGCCGTGGAGGCTGGCGATGCCGACGAGGCGCTCGTGCAGGTCGCGGAAACCAACCCGGACCTGATTCTGCTGGACTGGATGCTGCCCGGTCAGAGCGGCATGGACCTGGCGCGACGCCTGCGCAGAGACGATCGCATGCGCGACATCCCCATCATCATGCTCACCGCTCGGGTCGAAGAAGACGACAAAATTCTGGGGCTGGAGGCGGGCGCGGACGATTACATCACCAAGCCATTCTCGCCGCGGGAACTGATCGCGCGCATCAAGGCGCTGTTGCGACGCTCAAGACCGCACGCGGACGATGCGCCGGTGCAGGTCGGCGAACTCACCCTGGACCCCGGCGATCACCGTGTATCCGTTGACGATCGCGCTATCGCTGTCGGGCCCACGGAGTTTCGGCTGCTGCATTATTTCATGACGCATCCCGACCGCGTTTACAGCCGCGGCCAGTTGCTGGATCGGGTATGGGGCCGCAACAGTTTCGTCGAGGAGCGTACCGTGGACGTGCATATTCTTCGTTTGCGCAAGGCACTCACGGCGCACGGCTACAACGGCTATATCCAAACGGTACGCGGTGCCGGTTACCGCTTTTCCTGCCGCGAGTGAGTGCCCGCAGGCCGGTCACGTGACGATATTTGGAACATGGGCGCGCGATGTCGGCAGCCTGGCGCACTGAATTCGGGCATATCGCAATCGCCCTGGTGCCGGCGTGGCTGGCGGGGTTGTGGCTGGGTTGGACGGGATGGCTACTGGCCGCCGCGCTGGCGGGCCTGCTGATATGGCATCTGTTGCGTCTTTACCGGCTTGAACAATGGTTGGCCGAGGGCGGTGCGCGCGCATTGCCTAATATCGGTGTTAGTGGGGATCTCGCCAATGACATCACGCGGTTGCGCAGGGGCGATCGCAAGCGCAAGCAGAAGCTCACCGCCCTGCTGGGGCGCTTTCGCGAATCCGCGGCGGCAATGCCGGATGCGGTGGTCATCATCGGTGCCTACGGCGAGATCGAGTGGTTCAACGATGCGGCCACCCGGCTGCTGGGCCTGCGGTCGCGCCAGGACATCGGCCGCCGTCTGACGTACCTGGTGCGGCACCCGGCGTTCACGGGCTATCTGGCGGCGGGCGAATACAACGAGCCGGTCGAGTTCCCTTCGCCGGTCAGCGAACAACTGTTTCTGAGCGTGCGCGCGGTGCCCTACGGCAAGAATCAGCGGCTGGTCGCGATCAGGGACGTGACCCGTATGCACCGGCTGGAGGTGATACGGCGCGACTTTGTCGCCAATGTCTCGCATGAACTGCGCACGCCGCTGACGGTGATTACCGGTTATCTGGAGACCTTCAGCGACGACGAGCAGGTGCGCGCATCGGCGCGCACCGCGCGCACTGTGCAGCAGATGGAGGAGCAGGCCGATCGTATGCGGCGTCTGGTCGAAGAGCTGCTCATGTTGTCACGGCTGGAGACCACACCCGCTACGGTCGATGATACGCGCGCCGTGGCGGTGGCCTCGCTGGTCAACGACATCGAGGCCGAGGCCCGTGTCTTGGGCCGCGCGCAGGGTCACATCATCCAGTCGCAAAGCGATGCGTCCGTGTGGCTCAAAGGCAACGCGAAGGAGTTATACAGCGCCTTTCTCAATCTGGTCAGCAACGCCATCCGCTATTCGCCAGCCGGTGGCGATATTATCCTGCGCTGGCACGCCGATTCTGAAGGCGCCTATTTCGTTGTTGTGGATCATGGTATTGGCATCGAGCCGCAGCACGTCCCGCGCATCACCGAGCGCTTTTATCGCGTCGACAAGGACCGCTCGCGAACCAGCGGCGGTACCGGGCTGGGTCTTGCCATCGTCAAGCACGTGCTGCAACGGCACGGCGCCCGACTGCGGGTGGAGAGCCAGCCGGGCAAAGGCAGTGTATTCACCTGCGTATTTCCGCCCACGCGCATCGAGCAACGCCCGGCCACATCCAGGGCCGTAGGCGTCTGAACGCGCGATGAGAATCCTGGCAGTGCGCCACGGCGACGCCGGCGATGCGCAAGTGTTTGTGCATAGCGGCCAGCCCGACCACCTGCGTCCCCTCACCGCGCGCGGCCGTCGCCGCATGTGGGTTGCCGCGCGCGGCCTGTTGCGCGAGGTGCCGCGTATCGATCTGCTCGCGACCAGTCCCTACACGCGCGCGGTGGAGACTGCCGAGGTACTTTCTAACGTGTACGGCGAGCTTGCCGCGCGAGAAATTCCGGAACTCGAATCCGGTGCCGCGCTGGCATCGATCCTCGCATGGCTGCGCGCGCACGCCGCCTACGACTGTATCGCACTGGTCGGTCA
Above is a window of Gammaproteobacteria bacterium DNA encoding:
- a CDS encoding DNA starvation/stationary phase protection protein, whose protein sequence is MNTGISEAQQKAIAEGLARVLADSYTLYLKTHNFHWNVKGPMFTTLHTLFEQEYTDLALAVDEIAERIRALGYSAPGSYKQFAELTTIEEETRVPQAEEMIRQLVVGQESVIATMRAIFPVADEAGDEATTDLLTQRMRVHEKSAWMLRSHLE
- the phoB gene encoding phosphate regulon transcriptional regulator PhoB, coding for MNAATILTIEDEAAIREMVGYALRRAGFEAVEAGDADEALVQVAETNPDLILLDWMLPGQSGMDLARRLRRDDRMRDIPIIMLTARVEEDDKILGLEAGADDYITKPFSPRELIARIKALLRRSRPHADDAPVQVGELTLDPGDHRVSVDDRAIAVGPTEFRLLHYFMTHPDRVYSRGQLLDRVWGRNSFVEERTVDVHILRLRKALTAHGYNGYIQTVRGAGYRFSCRE
- a CDS encoding histidine phosphatase family protein, with the translated sequence MRILAVRHGDAGDAQVFVHSGQPDHLRPLTARGRRRMWVAARGLLREVPRIDLLATSPYTRAVETAEVLSNVYGELAAREIPELESGAALASILAWLRAHAAYDCIALVGHAPDLVELVTCLTCGPGSAPVVKIKKGGACLLSIDAALTPGAGEIRWLLDNGQLVRLGS
- the phoR gene encoding phosphate regulon sensor histidine kinase PhoR, yielding MSAAWRTEFGHIAIALVPAWLAGLWLGWTGWLLAAALAGLLIWHLLRLYRLEQWLAEGGARALPNIGVSGDLANDITRLRRGDRKRKQKLTALLGRFRESAAAMPDAVVIIGAYGEIEWFNDAATRLLGLRSRQDIGRRLTYLVRHPAFTGYLAAGEYNEPVEFPSPVSEQLFLSVRAVPYGKNQRLVAIRDVTRMHRLEVIRRDFVANVSHELRTPLTVITGYLETFSDDEQVRASARTARTVQQMEEQADRMRRLVEELLMLSRLETTPATVDDTRAVAVASLVNDIEAEARVLGRAQGHIIQSQSDASVWLKGNAKELYSAFLNLVSNAIRYSPAGGDIILRWHADSEGAYFVVVDHGIGIEPQHVPRITERFYRVDKDRSRTSGGTGLGLAIVKHVLQRHGARLRVESQPGKGSVFTCVFPPTRIEQRPATSRAVGV
- a CDS encoding HlyC/CorC family transporter, encoding MVDLALTILLLVANFLFVGTEFAITRLRPTQLTELERKGTVGVKSARHAVDHIDAYLSACQLGITLASIGLGVVGKPFFQALFKPLIGDASAYTGFAVAAGLAFATVTLLHVVLGELVPKSLAISRTVPIALLFAPPMRLFYLLTKPVVDLFNAMGNLILKPFGVPPAREVGHTPHSEDELRELLRQSAAEGLIDIDERRFTENVFSFGERRTRDIMLPRPNVEFVTVTDDLRAIAARLLASGRTRLPLCDGEQGLDASIGLVHAKDLLRAVIEDEKIKPRDIARPLPRVSESILIDELLRDLRRDRNHMALVADEHGITVGLVTLEDILEEIVGEIEDEFDTDRVELIVEEGECTRVAGSASIRLVVKRLNVEIANPHEATIGGHVTEMLGRLPQVGEIVQLNGHAAKVTGVDETRITELTFENEPQPHKPGSEAEALPPPQTQQQDAGR